A window of Synergistales bacterium genomic DNA:
AGTGTCCGTGGGCGGTGTCCACGACCAGTGCGTCGACGCCGGCCTCTACGAGCGCCTCGGCGCGGTCGTAGACCTCGCCGGACACACCGATGGCGGCCGCGGCGCGGAGGCGTCCCCTGTGGTCCTTGCAGGCGTTGGGGAACTCCTTCACTTTCTGGATATCCTTGATGGTGATCAGCCCCTTGAGGCGTTCGTCCCTGTCCACAATCGGAAGCTTCTCGATGCGGTGCCGCATCAGGATATTCTTGGCGTCCTCCAGCGTGGTGCCCTCGGAGGCGGTGACCAGATTCTCCCTGGTCATCACCTGGCTGACCGGCTGGTCGTAGTTGGTGACAAAGCGCATGTCTCTATTGGTGATGATCCCCACCAGTTTGAGGTGCTGGTCGACAATGGGCACCCCCGAGATGTGGTAGTGCTCCATCAGGGTGGCCGCTTCGCGCACCCGGCTCTCGGGATGCAGGTAGAAGGGATCCACGATGACCCCGGATTCGGAGCGTTTGACCTTGTCCACCTCGACGGTCTGCTCCTCGACGCTCATGTTCCTGTGGATCACCCCGATCCCGCCCTCCCGGGCCAGGGCGATGGCGAGTCGGCCTTCCGTCACGGTATCCATGGCGGCACTGCAGAAGGGGATGTTCAGCGGGATGTCGGGCGTAAAGGAGGAGGTCGTGCCGACGGCATCGGGCACCACCTCGCTGTACCCCGGCACGAGCAGCACATCATCGAAGGTGAATCCATCGAAGGTAACGAACTTATTGGGTTCCTGCATAGGCGGTTTCGCTCCTCTCGTCGATTAGGGAGAGCTGAGATGGTCCAGTTTCCCCAGGACACGCACACGCACCCTGGCGACCCCGTGCCCCTTGATATCCAGCAACTCGGCGGCGCTCCGGGAGATATCGAAGAGCCGTCCTTTGTACCGGAAGAAGCGGTCGGTGATCCGGACGGTCACACTCTTGCCGGTTTGCGGACTGGTCAGCTGCACAAGGGTGTTGAAGGGCAGGTCCCGCGCCGCGGCGGTCAACTGTTTGTCGTCAAAGACCTCTCCGCTGGCTGTTCTGTTGCCGTTCCAGCGGGGACCGCCGTACCAGGAGACCTTTCCTTCGGTGACGGCGCTGTCGGAGATCATCGTTTCCCGTGTACAGCGGGCGTACCGCATGGCGTAGGCGGTATACAGCCGGGAGAGCCAGATGGAGGCCATGAGACGCGGCGGGGTGTTGTGATAGGTGCAGACCTGGGGCAGCGCAGGGAGGATGGGGTGATCATGAATGAAGACCCCCCACTGCCCGCTCCGATTCCGCACATGGAAGGCGCTGATCGGTATCCCCCGCCGGAAATGCCGCCGGAGCTGCTCCACTCCGGTTTCCAGCTGTGGTTTCACCGAGGCGGGGAAGGTCCCGACCAGGTACCCCTCCGCCCTGAGGGCCACCACCTCGCCGCGGTCTTCGAGGACCACCTGTGCGAAAGCCGCCGTCGGAACCGTCAGAACAGCCATACAGCACAGTACCACCACAATCGCCGGGAGATGAAAAGCTTTCGTGGTTCTCATTTCCATTCCCTCCTTTCGATGGTTGCAACCGCAGTACAGTTCATCGCTTCTCCTCTGCCGACAGCGCCGATGTGTTCGCCCGACTTGACCTTGACGTTCACTGTCCTTTCCGTCTGCCGGCTCTGCGGGCGCAGCCTCTGTTCCAGGGATCTCCTGATGGGCTCGACAAAAGCGGCAAGCTTCGGCAGCTGGGCCGAGAGCACGCAATCGACCCAGGACACGCGCCAGCCCCGTTCCCCGATGCGGGCCGCGGCCTCTTCCAGCAAGGCCATGCTGTCGGCGTCTTTGTATGCGGCCGTGCCGGCGGGGAAGAGGGTGCCGATATCCGGTTCCCCGGCGGCGCCGAGGAGGGCGTCGGCCACGGTATGCGCGACGATGTCGGCATCGGAATGCCCGCTCAGCCCCAGGGGAGAGGGAATCTCGACACCGGCCAGCAGCAGTCTCCGCTCCGGAACGAGAGGATGCACGTCAAACCCTATGCCTGTCCGGCGGACGGCGGGGGCGTACCCCTCAAGCACCTGCCACGCAAACCGCAGATCCTCCTTGCGGGTGATCTTGAAGTTGGCGGGCGCTCCCTCCACATAGGCCAGCCCCTTCCCCTGCCGGAGCCACGCTTCGGCTTCGTCGCGCAAGGGCTCGCCGGAGGCTTCCAGTGCCTCAAGCAGCGAGAGACGGTGGAAGCTCTGGGGGGTCTGGGTACACCGCAGGGCCGTCCGATCCACCACCTCGGCTCTTCCGTCCTCGCCGACCCGTTTGAGCGCATCGTTGACAGGCAGCAGGGGGACAGCCCCCCTGCTGCAGTCTGTCCGGCGGGCGAGATCGTAGCAGATCCGCAGCGGGAGAAAGGGTCGTACCGCATCGTGGATCATGACCCACTCGCAGCGCGCCGCTGCTATCCCCTTCCGGACGGAATCGCTGCGACTCGGCCCGCCGGAGGCGGTGCGAAAGGACACCGTTCCATCCGGCGGTTCGGTCACTGTACCGCTTCTTCCTTCGGGAAGAACCAGGACGCACTCCTCCACCAGCCCCTCCCGGGCCAGCCTGTCGGCTACCCGGTAGGACCACTCCCAGAGGGGCACGCCGCCCAGTTCACGGAACTGCTTGGGCTCGCCGCCCATCCGTGTTCCCTTGCCGGAAGCGACGATGACGAAGGACCAGCCGTTCATGAGGAGGTCTCGCGCTTGATCCGTCCGAAAATCATGCGGCCCGCCGATGTCTGCAGCATGGAGGTGACCATCACCTCGACACGTCTGCCGATGAGTTTCTGCCCCTCTTCAACGACGATCATCGTCCCGTCGTCAAGATACCCTACGCCCTGTTTCGCTTCCTTTCCCTCTCTGATGATATCAACCACGACATTCTCGCCGGGAAGGAGCATGGGCTTCAACGCATTGGCGAGATCGTTGACGTTCAGTACCGAGATACCCTGTATCTGGGAGATCTTGTTGAGATTGTAATCCGTGGTCAGGATCTTGCTGTCATCCATCTGCTTCGCCAGAGCCACGAGTCCTTCGTCGACGGTGTCCACCCCCAGCTCGCGGAGCGTGGTTTCAACAATCAGGACATCCAGCTGGTCGTCGATCTCCTGCAGTTCGTTGACGACGTCCAGTCCCCGTCTTCCCCGGCTCCGCCGCACGGGATCCGAGGAGTCCGCAACCCCCTGGAGCTCTATGAGTACAAAGCGCGGCAGGACCAGGGTCCCTTCAAGGAAGCCCGTCTTGGCGATATCCAGAAGACGTCCGTCTATGACCACGCTGGTGTCGAGGATCTTCATGACCTCTTTCGGAGCACCCTCGGGGCTGGGTTTCCCCTCTTTGCCGCGCTTTCCGACGGAAAACCGGAATCTCCCTTTCAGCTCGCTCATGCTCCCCAGCATGCTGAGGATGTCGTCACGCCGCTTCCAGAAGACACGAACACCGATATATCCGAGCGTCAGATTCAATAAAACCGCTATATACATACCAATAACCGGGAAGTCGGCAAAGGGAAGGGCGATCAGATTGGCGACAAGCAAGCCGATAATGAGGCCGATAATGCTCACGGAGATATCTGCCCAGCTGACGATCTGCAGATGCCGTTCGGTAAGACTTCCTATTCCCAATAGGGCCTTGAGAAAGAGCGGAGCGCACAAAAACCCTATGCCTGCAACCAGAACGATGGTCGCCCCCGTAACGGCAAGCATTGCGGGAACGCCACTCCAGGGCCAGAAGTCCTGCTGCATCAAAAACCGGGCGAGCTGGTACCCCGCTATGCCGCCGAGCAGCGCAAGCAGAGCACGCAGGATGCCCCGGAACACACCGAAAAGTCCTGGTTCAGTCAAAGGCTTCACCCCCTTTTTTTCGTTACGCCCTGGGGCCTTGACGCCGGGACACTTCGGCGCGGGACTCCATGGCCGCATGCAAGGTCACCCTGTCCGCGAATCCGATGCTCCCCCCTACGGGAAGCCCGTAGGAGAGCCTCGTGACGCGTACGGGTTCATTGGCCAGTGCCTCCATGACAGCGAAGAGTGTCAGGTCACCCTCAACCTTTGGATTTGTGGCGATGATCACCTCCTTTGTTTGCCATTCGTCGATACGGGATCGCAGTCGTTCCAGGGCACCTTCCGGCAGTTCCTCATCCTCAAGCGGGGAGATCCTGCCCCCCAATACAAAGTATTTCCCCTGGAAGACACCTGCCTGTTCGATACTGATGAGATCCTCCACTGTCTCCACCACGCAGAGTTCCGCACCGTCCCGGAGCGGGTCGCGGCAGATCTCGCAAACCTCCTGCTCTGTCAGGTTGCCGCACTTGGGGCAGGGGTGGAGGCGCTCCCTCACCTCCTTCATCGCGTCGGCCAGCTCCCGGGTAAACCCCGGAGAGCGACGGAGCAGGTAGAAGGCCATACGACGGGCGCTCTTCCGCCCCACTCCCGGAAATTTGGCAAACAGCGCAGTCAGGTGTTCAAGCGGTTCGGGAAGAGACATCCCTTCTCCCGTTCTACATCGTCAGGCCGGGGATGTTCATTCCGCCCATCGCGCCGGAGACCTGGCCCATCCGCTCCTGGGAGAGTTCCTTGCTCTTTTTGAGGGCATCGCTGACGGCGGCCAGGACCAGATCCTCGAGCATCTCGCTGTCCTCGGGATCGATCACATCCGGGGATATGGTCAGATCCACCAGGTCCCCCTGACCTGTGGCGATGGCCTTGACCATACCGCCGCCTGCCGCGCCCTCCACACGCTCGTTCCCCAGTTCTTCCTGGATCTTCCCCATCTGGGCCTGCATCTGCTGCGCCTGCTTCAATAGCTTGTCCATCTTCACGGTTCCCCACTCCTTTGCTTTTGCTAATGATGATAGCCGGTTCCACGGTGTATCGTCGACGCCCTGTAGAGCTGTTCAAAGAGGACCACAGCCGCCAGTTCGTGCGGAAGCGTACATCGTGAAAGCGACAGCTCTTCCTTTGCGCGTTCCCGCACCGCCTCCGAAACGCCGTAGGCCCCTCCTATACAGAGAACAAGCCGCCCCTCCGCTGTTTCCAGCCGACGAAAGAGCCAGGAGGCGAACTCTTCACTGGTGTACTCCCTGCCTGCTTCGTGGCAGAGGATCACGGTGTCCCGCTCCCGAAGAATGCCCATGATGCGGTCCCCTTCTCTGGAGACCATCCGGCCCGGCGCACCGCTTCCCTTCTCCTCGGCGACACACCGCCATTCTACGGGCAGCACCCTTCCGCACCGTTTCCGGTACTCCTCGCATCCCTGGCGGGCCCAGCGTGTCCTGGGCCTGCCAACGGTAACGACCGATAGCTTCACGACGACAACCACTCCCCGGTAGGGTAGCAAATATGCGATCACGATGCCAAATTGTCTGCACACCTAGCCCGTCTGTTGCCCGGCACGCTTCCTCTTGAACTTCTTGAGCGTGAAACGCTCCTGCCGCTCCCGCTCCTGGAGGATATCACGGATACGTTTGTACTCGCTTTGGAGGGAAGGGTAGATGACATACTCCAGATTGTTGAGCTTGCGCATGGTTTTGGCAAGCTCGCGCTCAAGGGCGTCGATACGGACCTTCATGTTGATGTAGTCCCACAGCAGGGTGTCCGCAGCGCTCAATTCGCTGAGCAAATCGTCCATGTGCAGGGAGGAGAGAGCGGGGTCAGCCAGAAGCAGCTCCTCCTGATCCGAAGGCTGTTGCGTCCGGGCAAACTGCGGATAGGAGCATCCCATAAGACTGTGCCGGCTGCTGGAAAGCCGCAGGGGTCTGCTGCTCGACCGGATGAGCGTCAGGGTAGCCTCTCCTTCAAAGAGCCGCACCAGGGTGAAGGGAAAAGCGATCCGTTCACAGGCTTCCTGAAACCGCCTGGAGAGTTCGCGAAAGGCACGCCTGTCTTTTTCCAGCGCCTGAAGAAGGGCATCCCGCTTCTTTTCCAGGAGAGACATGCCGCCGGAGATGGTTTCCATCTGCTGTTTCAGGGCAAGAAGCTGTTCTCTTGTCGGTGGGGCGCTCATTCAGAATGCCCCTCTTCAACGGAAAAGAGGTCATCCAGGAAATCACCCGGCAGTTTGTAGAGCTCCTCCCTGGGCAGACTGCGGAGACACTGCTTCGCAACACGCAGCGACTCCTGGAGGGTCCGTCCGGATTCCTTCTGGTCCACAAAGAGATCGTTGAATAACCGGCCGAATTCGAGATACCGATGCTCCACCGCCGACAGGCCGTCGTCTCCCACGATGAGCTTGAGCCGCTCCAGCTCTCTTGCCCGTGCGTAGGCGGCATAGAGCTGATCGGCCACAGCCCGGTGTTCGGGGAAGGTCTTGCTCTTCCCGATCCCCTTGTTCATGAGCCGGCTCAGACTGGGGAGCACGTTGACCGGCGGCAGAACCCCCCGCTCGTGGAGATTGCGGTCCAGCACGATCTGTCCTTCGGTGATATAGCCTGTGAGGTCCACCACAGGGTGGGTCATATCGTCGTCCGGCATCGTAATGATCGGGATCTGGGTGACGCTCCCCTTGCTCCCCCGGATACAGCCGGCCCGTTCGTAGAGGCTCGCCAGATCGGAGTACATGTACCCCGGGAAGCCCCGACGGCCGGGTATCTCCTCCCGGGAGGCACTCACCTCACGCAGGGCATCGCAGTAGTGCAGCATGTCGGTGAGCACCACAAGCACATCGTAGCCTTTGGTAAAGGCGAAGTACTCCGCTGCGGTCAACGCCATCCTGGGCGTCAGGAGCCGCTCCACCGCAGAGTCGGCGGCCAGATTGACGAAAAAGATCCCATTGGCCAGTGCCCCGGTCTCGCTGAAATGATCCAGATAGAATCGGGCCTCGCGCCGGGTGATGCCGATCGCCGCGAACACCACAAGAAAGGGGGTGTCCCGTCCCGGAACCTGTGCCTCGGAGGTGATCCTGGCGGCGATCTCGTTGGCCGGAAGCCCGGCACCGGAAAAGAGGGGAAGTTTCTGGCCCCGCACCAGCGTATTCATCATGTCTATCGTCGAGATGCCTGTTTCGACATAGTTGTCGGGGCCCTGTCTGCGATGGGGATTGATCGGCAGTCCTTCCACCGAAAGCCACTCCTCGGCGAAGCCGACCCCCTTGCCGTCCTGGCGCCGGCCGCGGCCGTCGAAGACATTGCCGAGCATCCCCGGCCCGACAGGCAGTTTGAGGACATCCCGCTCCAGCCATACCGTTGCGGCCTTTCTGCGGATCCCCATGGTGCTGCCGAATACCTGGACAATACAACTGTCTTCGTCGGTCTGCAGGATCTGCCCTGCAAGGGCTCCTTCGTCCGTTTCGATTTCCACAAGCTCTCCGAATCCGGCGTTTTCCACATTCCGGAGAAACAGCAACGGGCCTTCGATGCGCTCCACCGAGTCATAGCCCTCCCTGTAGAGCGCCTTCCGGATGGTCACGACGGGATCACCTCTGTTTCCTGGAGCTGTTGCCTGAATTCTTCAAGCCAGTTCGCCGAAACGCTCTCCAGCCGGGCCGCATCGAGTTCACGGAACCGCAGGAATTCCCTGCGCATCTCCCCGGCGGGAACCTGTTCGAAGAGGAGCCCTTCCCCTATGCGGTGTTCAACAGTGCGGTGCAGCTCCATGAAAAAGGACAGCCAGAGCTGCTGCTTGCGGGGGGAACAGTAGGCATCGCTCATCTCAAAGGCATTCTGCTGAAGAAAGATGGAACGGAGGAGTTCGGAGAGGTGGAGCACCCACTTGTCCGATTCCGAGAGGCCATCGCGGCCCACAAGCTGGACAAGGTCAAGGAGTTCCTTTTCGCGATTCAGTGTGGTCCTCAAAAAACTCTTCTGTTCCCTCCAGCCGGACTCCATGTTGTGGTCATAGTACCCGCGCAGATCCTCTTCGAAAAGGGAGTAGCTGCTCCGCCAGTTGATCGACGGGAAGTGGCGCTGTTGCGCCAGGCTCTTGTCCAGAGCCCAGAAGGCCCCGGAGAGCCGGAGGCTCGCCTGGGTCACCGGCTCGGAGAAGTCGCCTCCCGGTGGGGACACGGCGTTGATGACGGTTATGGAGCCCTCCCGTTCGGGGCTTCCGAGGCAGCGCACCCGCCCTGCCCGTTCGTAATACTGGGCAAGA
This region includes:
- the guaB gene encoding IMP dehydrogenase: MQEPNKFVTFDGFTFDDVLLVPGYSEVVPDAVGTTSSFTPDIPLNIPFCSAAMDTVTEGRLAIALAREGGIGVIHRNMSVEEQTVEVDKVKRSESGVIVDPFYLHPESRVREAATLMEHYHISGVPIVDQHLKLVGIITNRDMRFVTNYDQPVSQVMTRENLVTASEGTTLEDAKNILMRHRIEKLPIVDRDERLKGLITIKDIQKVKEFPNACKDHRGRLRAAAAIGVSGEVYDRAEALVEAGVDALVVDTAHGHSSAVIETVRTIRGKYPDLPLVGGNVATAEGTEALIDAGADSVKIGVGPGSICTTRIVAGIGVPQVAAIIQAAKTAHDRGRTVIGDGGIRYSGDATKALASGADCVMIGSLLAGAEESPGEVVIYQGRSFKSYRGMGSLGAMREGTSKDRYFQEGKGEGKLVPEGIEGLVPYKGTLQAIVYQLVGGVRAGMGYVGAATIEELQQKGRFVQVTSASVKESHPHDITVTKEAPNYWAQ
- a CDS encoding septal ring lytic transglycosylase RlpA family protein, whose amino-acid sequence is MRTTKAFHLPAIVVVLCCMAVLTVPTAAFAQVVLEDRGEVVALRAEGYLVGTFPASVKPQLETGVEQLRRHFRRGIPISAFHVRNRSGQWGVFIHDHPILPALPQVCTYHNTPPRLMASIWLSRLYTAYAMRYARCTRETMISDSAVTEGKVSWYGGPRWNGNRTASGEVFDDKQLTAAARDLPFNTLVQLTSPQTGKSVTVRITDRFFRYKGRLFDISRSAAELLDIKGHGVARVRVRVLGKLDHLSSP
- the ispF gene encoding 2-C-methyl-D-erythritol 2,4-cyclodiphosphate synthase; translation: MNGWSFVIVASGKGTRMGGEPKQFRELGGVPLWEWSYRVADRLAREGLVEECVLVLPEGRSGTVTEPPDGTVSFRTASGGPSRSDSVRKGIAAARCEWVMIHDAVRPFLPLRICYDLARRTDCSRGAVPLLPVNDALKRVGEDGRAEVVDRTALRCTQTPQSFHRLSLLEALEASGEPLRDEAEAWLRQGKGLAYVEGAPANFKITRKEDLRFAWQVLEGYAPAVRRTGIGFDVHPLVPERRLLLAGVEIPSPLGLSGHSDADIVAHTVADALLGAAGEPDIGTLFPAGTAAYKDADSMALLEEAAARIGERGWRVSWVDCVLSAQLPKLAAFVEPIRRSLEQRLRPQSRQTERTVNVKVKSGEHIGAVGRGEAMNCTAVATIERREWK
- a CDS encoding PIN domain-containing protein, giving the protein MRPWSPAPKCPGVKAPGRNEKKGVKPLTEPGLFGVFRGILRALLALLGGIAGYQLARFLMQQDFWPWSGVPAMLAVTGATIVLVAGIGFLCAPLFLKALLGIGSLTERHLQIVSWADISVSIIGLIIGLLVANLIALPFADFPVIGMYIAVLLNLTLGYIGVRVFWKRRDDILSMLGSMSELKGRFRFSVGKRGKEGKPSPEGAPKEVMKILDTSVVIDGRLLDIAKTGFLEGTLVLPRFVLIELQGVADSSDPVRRSRGRRGLDVVNELQEIDDQLDVLIVETTLRELGVDTVDEGLVALAKQMDDSKILTTDYNLNKISQIQGISVLNVNDLANALKPMLLPGENVVVDIIREGKEAKQGVGYLDDGTMIVVEEGQKLIGRRVEVMVTSMLQTSAGRMIFGRIKRETSS
- the recR gene encoding recombination mediator RecR → MSLPEPLEHLTALFAKFPGVGRKSARRMAFYLLRRSPGFTRELADAMKEVRERLHPCPKCGNLTEQEVCEICRDPLRDGAELCVVETVEDLISIEQAGVFQGKYFVLGGRISPLEDEELPEGALERLRSRIDEWQTKEVIIATNPKVEGDLTLFAVMEALANEPVRVTRLSYGLPVGGSIGFADRVTLHAAMESRAEVSRRQGPRA
- a CDS encoding YbaB/EbfC family nucleoid-associated protein; this translates as MKMDKLLKQAQQMQAQMGKIQEELGNERVEGAAGGGMVKAIATGQGDLVDLTISPDVIDPEDSEMLEDLVLAAVSDALKKSKELSQERMGQVSGAMGGMNIPGLTM
- a CDS encoding 23S rRNA (pseudouridine(1915)-N(3))-methyltransferase RlmH, yielding MKLSVVTVGRPRTRWARQGCEEYRKRCGRVLPVEWRCVAEEKGSGAPGRMVSREGDRIMGILRERDTVILCHEAGREYTSEEFASWLFRRLETAEGRLVLCIGGAYGVSEAVRERAKEELSLSRCTLPHELAAVVLFEQLYRASTIHRGTGYHH
- a CDS encoding V-type ATP synthase subunit D, encoding MSAPPTREQLLALKQQMETISGGMSLLEKKRDALLQALEKDRRAFRELSRRFQEACERIAFPFTLVRLFEGEATLTLIRSSSRPLRLSSSRHSLMGCSYPQFARTQQPSDQEELLLADPALSSLHMDDLLSELSAADTLLWDYINMKVRIDALERELAKTMRKLNNLEYVIYPSLQSEYKRIRDILQERERQERFTLKKFKRKRAGQQTG
- a CDS encoding V-type ATP synthase subunit B is translated as MRKALYREGYDSVERIEGPLLFLRNVENAGFGELVEIETDEGALAGQILQTDEDSCIVQVFGSTMGIRRKAATVWLERDVLKLPVGPGMLGNVFDGRGRRQDGKGVGFAEEWLSVEGLPINPHRRQGPDNYVETGISTIDMMNTLVRGQKLPLFSGAGLPANEIAARITSEAQVPGRDTPFLVVFAAIGITRREARFYLDHFSETGALANGIFFVNLAADSAVERLLTPRMALTAAEYFAFTKGYDVLVVLTDMLHYCDALREVSASREEIPGRRGFPGYMYSDLASLYERAGCIRGSKGSVTQIPIITMPDDDMTHPVVDLTGYITEGQIVLDRNLHERGVLPPVNVLPSLSRLMNKGIGKSKTFPEHRAVADQLYAAYARARELERLKLIVGDDGLSAVEHRYLEFGRLFNDLFVDQKESGRTLQESLRVAKQCLRSLPREELYKLPGDFLDDLFSVEEGHSE